The genomic region GTGTCCGTTAGAGTTTAGGTTAACTACAGCTGAGCCCTTTCCGAACTTGCTACGCTTTGCTGATTCCAGGTTCTCGTCAACACCCGGTACCTTGTACTCACCTTTGGATAATCCATTTATAGCCAGTGAATTCTTGTATGATACTTCCTTCAACTTTTGGATTTCCTTCCTCAGTTCCTCAATAACGTTCATTAACTCAACGGGGTTCAACTCAGCCTGATTATTCACTCCGTTCAAACTATTCTTTGGATTGTAATTTTTGGAGGGTTTGCTGGAAATAATCAAACTGTGTGACAGAGTTTTATCCGTTAACTCCACTACCAACACTAGTAGCCAATATGTAGCGGTGCCTATGAGTATAAACAGTAGAAGTAAGACAAGAATCCTGAACAATTTTCCATAGGCTCTAGTCTTATTTATTCCCAGTTTACTCCAAACCATACAGTTTTGAACTCTGCTTCCAGATTGTAACTGGTTTACACGGTGCATGTTGACCTGTTGTGTGAAGTCTGAATCCCTTAGAGTCGCTGAGTTATTTTCAGGGTCATAACTTCTTGGAGATAAGGTTGTTCGGTTACTGTTAAGTTCAACCGGCTCAACTGAGGTGTGAGTAGTATCCCCTGATTCAAAATTCACCCTGTCTGAAGAATAACTTCTGGTATTCATTTCAATAACCTGAGTCACCATTCTCCTATTTGTTACTCCCTCACTTCGGTCACCTAGCCTTACACTCCTTCCCTAATATTACCATTATCTTACACATTAACATAAATGTCATTAAGATACTGTtatgataatattatcgatttaattaaataaaacatgtgctaattaaataaaaataatcattaatgttaattaaaaatggataaaattagttacaTGTGCAATTTGATGAGTTTGGTTATTAATTCCAGACCTAGAGTTGTTTATACTCATTTAGAATAACATTTATCGATTTGGgataaatgtgtaaatgtttaaattaGTTGAGTCCAGAATTACgtaattttcatttataattcagtttttctaaaaaattctAGCTTTGTACCAGGTAAATGACTGACAGAAAACACAAAAAAcacacatttaataattcgAAGGTGAGTAACATTTTGGTTTCACTTACATTCCGACACTTGGCACTTACACATCAGCACCCTACAAGCTTTCAATAATTCGCATTACAAACCATAAACACCCAATTTCATAAACTTTACTCTCTTTTTATTGTTactctaataatttaaggcattaatattaatagaatgTAATGTTAGTAGAATAACAATATTACAAATCTAGACTAAGTCGTTAAAGTGAATCAAGATGATTCCTCCTCCTTTGTTGCCTTTTTCTTCTTAGGATTCACCGGAGCCTATAATAACAATCATTTTAATACCaatataacaataatataattataatatggtaataatataacaataatatgGTAGTAATAAGATACTGAGAGTAGAGTCAGTAGTTCTTGATCTTTGACAGAGAGTTCTGAGTTACACTTTTCGAGTTGTTCGAATGGAAGTCCAGAAATTTTCTTGGTTCCAGTTGGAAGTAAGAGTACTGTGAACCTGAAATGAGCCACGACATCTCCTGGTTTAACTGAGGTTACAAAGTATGGCTTTAGGAGGTTGTGTCTGAGTGACTCCTGAAGGCCAACCTTGAGTGCCCTTTCGTCCTCGAAGGACTTGAGGTGGAAGGGGAACACAGGGAACTTGGAGTTGACTTGGGACATAAAGGACCTTCCCAGAGAGGTTTTGAGTGTATATCTGTTCTGGACGTCAGTTCTATACACAGTAGTGGGTAGTTCAGTAGTTTTAGGCTTATGGTCTCCTGTAGTTAACACTACGTTCAAAGAATATGCTTCCTTAGTCCCAAATGTTATGGGTTCAGTCTTATCCTCGAGCTTAGTGCTTCCTGAAAAGTACCTCACTCCTTCTATCAC from Theileria annulata chromosome 1, complete sequence, *** SEQUENCING IN PROGRESS *** harbors:
- a CDS encoding proliferation-associated protein 2g4, putative (Contains 1 putative transmembrane domain;~1 probable transmembrane helix predicted for TA21055 by TMHMM2.0 at aa 362-384), with amino-acid sequence MSTESVEAELNNNHESHLDENDLSNSDIVTKYRTASNVANTALKNVLAAVKPGVSVKSLCQIGDSTMLEETNKLYNKKENGRKVDKGVAFPTCVSVNELIDYFSPMDDSLTVKEGDVVKVTLGCHIDGYVGMVSHTMFVGESVKGRSADVLKAAWLCCEAALRKLKSGVSSHEVSKVIEKVASEFNCTPLIGFYSHELKRHVIEGVRYFSGSTKLEDKTEPITFGTKEAYSLNVVLTTGDHKPKTTELPTTVYRTDVQNRYTLKTSLGRSFMSQVNSKFPVFPFHLKSFEDERALKVGLQESLRHNLLKPYFVTSVKPGDVVAHFRFTVLLLPTGTKKISGLPFEQLEKCNSELSVKDQELLTLLSVSYYYHIIVILLPYYNYIIAPVNPKKKKATKEEESS
- a CDS encoding uncharacterized protein (1 probable transmembrane helix predicted for TA21050 by TMHMM2.0 at aa 138-160) — translated: MSINNSRSGINNQTHQIAHGRSVRLGDRSEGVTNRRMVTQVIEMNTRSYSSDRVNFESGDTTHTSVEPVELNSNRTTLSPRSYDPENNSATLRDSDFTQQVNMHRVNQLQSGSRVQNCMVWSKLGINKTRAYGKLFRILVLLLLFILIGTATYWLLVLVVELTDKTLSHSLIISSKPSKNYNPKNSLNGVNNQAELNPVELMNVIEELRKEIQKLKEVSYKNSLAINGLSKGEYKVPGVDENLESAKRSKFGKGSAVVNLNSNGHRQDMKFAKIRDEDSEFVPGIIEYQANITQQS